Proteins found in one Sphingomonas sp. SORGH_AS_0879 genomic segment:
- the lon gene encoding endopeptidase La, whose translation MNQSYPVLPLRDIVVFPHMIVPLFVGRDKSVAALEAAMAADKEIFLVAQLDPAEDDPAREDLYEIGVTATVLQLLKLPDGTVRVLVEGKTRGRLDQLDESGAFLTATIDAKPVSEDDAALEEQDHDVKAQLAALMRSVVDQFENYAKLNRKLPAETAVQLAEIEDASQLADAVAANISVKVADKQALLVETDPAKRLEMAYALMEGELGVLQVEKKIKSRVKRQMEKTQREYYLNEQLKAIQRELGNESEDGDGDEIAELTQKIATLKLSKEARTKATAELKKLKTMAPMSAEATVVRNYLDVLLGLPWGRKSKVKKDIAAAQAILDQDHYALEKVKDRIVEYLGVQARTNKLKGPILCLVGPPGVGKTSLGQSIAKACGREFIRQSLGGVRDEAEIRGHRRTYIGSLPGKIVTNLKKAGTGNPLFLLDEIDKLGQDFRGDPASALLEVLDPEQNAKFNDHYLEIDIDLSDVMFVCTANTLNLPQPLLDRMEIIRLEGYTEDEKVEIAERHLIAKQVETHGLKDGEFTLTQGGLRALIQRYTREAGVRTLEREIARLARKALRQILEGKATSVTITPDNLHEFAGVQKYRHGLSEQEDQIGAVTGLAWTEVGGELLTIESVTVPGKGQVKTTGKLGDVMKESVQAAFSFVQARSPSFGIKPSLFHRKDIHIHLPEGAVPKDGPSAGIGLVTSIVSTLTGIAVRKDVAMTGEVTLRGRVLPIGGLKEKLLAALRGGITTVLIPQENEKDLADIPANIREGLKIVPVSHVDEVLRLALVGPLEAIDWTDADELAALPPAAIPAVAGAERHH comes from the coding sequence ATGAACCAGTCCTATCCCGTCCTCCCGCTGCGTGACATCGTCGTCTTCCCGCACATGATCGTCCCCCTGTTCGTCGGTCGCGACAAATCGGTCGCGGCGCTGGAAGCGGCGATGGCGGCGGACAAGGAAATTTTCCTGGTCGCCCAGCTTGATCCCGCCGAGGACGATCCCGCGCGCGAGGATCTGTACGAGATCGGCGTGACCGCCACCGTCCTGCAATTGCTCAAGCTGCCCGATGGCACGGTCCGTGTGCTGGTCGAGGGCAAGACGCGCGGGCGTCTGGACCAGCTCGACGAATCGGGCGCGTTCCTGACCGCCACGATCGACGCGAAGCCGGTGTCGGAAGACGATGCCGCGCTCGAAGAGCAGGACCATGACGTCAAGGCGCAACTCGCCGCGCTGATGCGCTCGGTGGTCGACCAGTTCGAGAATTACGCCAAGCTCAACCGCAAGCTGCCCGCCGAAACCGCGGTGCAACTGGCGGAGATCGAGGATGCCTCGCAACTCGCCGATGCGGTCGCCGCCAACATCTCGGTCAAGGTCGCCGACAAGCAGGCGCTGCTGGTGGAAACCGATCCGGCCAAGCGGCTGGAGATGGCCTATGCCCTGATGGAAGGCGAACTCGGCGTCCTTCAGGTCGAGAAGAAGATCAAGAGCCGCGTCAAGCGCCAGATGGAGAAGACGCAGCGCGAATATTATCTCAACGAACAGTTGAAGGCGATCCAGCGCGAACTGGGCAATGAGAGCGAGGACGGTGACGGCGACGAGATCGCCGAACTGACCCAGAAGATCGCCACGCTCAAGCTGTCCAAGGAAGCGCGGACCAAGGCGACAGCCGAACTCAAGAAGCTGAAGACCATGGCGCCGATGAGCGCCGAGGCGACGGTGGTGCGCAATTATCTCGACGTGCTGCTCGGCCTGCCCTGGGGCAGGAAGTCCAAGGTGAAGAAGGACATCGCGGCGGCGCAGGCGATTCTGGATCAGGATCACTATGCGCTGGAAAAGGTGAAGGACCGGATCGTCGAATATCTGGGCGTCCAGGCGCGCACCAACAAGCTGAAGGGGCCGATCCTGTGCCTCGTCGGCCCGCCGGGCGTCGGCAAGACCTCGCTGGGTCAGTCGATCGCCAAGGCGTGCGGGCGCGAGTTCATCCGCCAGTCGCTGGGCGGCGTGCGCGACGAAGCCGAGATTCGCGGCCATCGCCGGACCTATATCGGCTCGCTGCCGGGCAAGATCGTGACCAATTTGAAGAAGGCCGGCACGGGCAATCCGCTGTTCCTGCTCGACGAGATCGACAAGTTGGGTCAGGATTTTCGCGGTGACCCCGCCTCGGCGCTGCTGGAGGTGCTCGACCCCGAACAGAATGCCAAGTTCAACGATCACTATCTGGAGATCGACATCGATCTATCGGACGTGATGTTTGTGTGCACCGCGAACACGCTGAACCTGCCGCAGCCTCTGCTCGACCGCATGGAGATCATCCGTCTGGAGGGTTATACCGAGGACGAGAAGGTCGAGATCGCCGAGCGTCACCTGATCGCCAAGCAGGTCGAGACGCACGGCCTGAAGGACGGCGAGTTCACGCTGACGCAAGGTGGCCTGCGCGCCCTGATCCAGCGCTACACCCGCGAGGCAGGCGTGAGAACGCTGGAGCGTGAGATCGCGCGTCTCGCCCGCAAGGCGCTGCGCCAGATCCTGGAGGGCAAGGCGACCTCGGTGACGATCACGCCGGACAATTTGCATGAGTTCGCGGGCGTCCAGAAGTATCGCCACGGCCTGTCCGAACAGGAGGATCAGATCGGTGCGGTCACCGGCCTCGCCTGGACCGAAGTGGGTGGCGAATTGCTGACCATCGAATCGGTGACGGTGCCGGGCAAGGGGCAGGTGAAGACCACCGGCAAGCTGGGCGACGTCATGAAGGAATCGGTCCAGGCCGCCTTCAGCTTCGTCCAGGCGCGCAGTCCCAGCTTCGGGATCAAGCCCTCGCTGTTCCACCGCAAGGACATCCATATCCACCTGCCCGAAGGGGCGGTGCCCAAGGATGGTCCGTCGGCGGGCATCGGGCTGGTCACCTCGATCGTCTCGACGCTGACCGGCATCGCGGTGCGCAAGGATGTGGCGATGACCGGTGAGGTGACTCTGCGTGGCCGCGTGCTGCCGATCGGCGGGCTGAAGGAAAAGCTGCTCGCGGCGTTGCGCGGTGGGATCACCACCGTCCTCATCCCACAGGAGAATGAGAAGGATCTGGCGGATATCCCCGCCAATATCCGCGAAGGGTTGAAGATCGTGCCCGTGTCGCATGTCGACGAGGTGCTTCGTCTGGCACTGGTCGGCCCGCTGGAGGCGATCGACTGGACCGACGCCGACGAACTGGCGGCGCTGCCGCCCGCCGCCATCCCGGCGGTCGCGGGGGCCGAACGCCACCATTGA
- a CDS encoding HU family DNA-binding protein — protein sequence MNKQELIATVADSSGLARGDAIKAVEAVFESITAALKKGDEVRLVGFGTFSVSQRKASTGRNPRTGEPMTIKASSQPKFKPGKLLKDSVN from the coding sequence ATGAACAAGCAGGAGCTGATCGCTACCGTCGCCGATTCTTCGGGCCTCGCGCGTGGGGATGCGATCAAGGCTGTGGAGGCCGTGTTTGAGTCGATCACCGCCGCGCTCAAGAAGGGCGACGAGGTTCGCCTGGTCGGCTTCGGCACCTTCTCGGTATCCCAGCGCAAGGCCTCGACCGGTCGCAATCCCCGGACCGGCGAACCGATGACCATCAAGGCGTCGTCGCAGCCCAAGTTCAAGCCGGGCAAGCTGTTGAAGGACTCGGTCAACTAA
- a CDS encoding c-type cytochrome, whose protein sequence is MTIRITWKRVIATILGLATLGMAVAWSGVISLAASSGHWAITDWFLHWAMRNSVRTHAALTAPNDPADRSGLVSAAGHFANACAVCHGAPGQKPAPVMQAATPPAPDLAINARQWTDKQLFWIIQHGVKYTGMPAWAVQDRPDEVRRMVAFVRRLPGMTPAQYRALVAEASPAVDPDNCTGCHGTDGRGRGAPDIPILGGQSPEYLLAALRGYADGRRSSAVMQQVAMRMEAARMEAAARRFAAMPGLGGAPSGDPAAARIVERGLPDKQLPACVSCHTPGKPYPVLAGQRADYIAARLRHWQGDKNVVDARKSHATMPVIARRIPKDMIDPIARSLAGDTDARM, encoded by the coding sequence ATGACCATCCGTATCACCTGGAAGCGCGTGATCGCCACCATCCTGGGCCTGGCCACGCTGGGTATGGCGGTCGCCTGGTCGGGCGTGATCAGCCTTGCCGCGTCGAGCGGGCATTGGGCGATCACCGACTGGTTCCTGCACTGGGCGATGCGCAATTCGGTGCGGACCCATGCCGCCTTGACCGCGCCCAACGACCCCGCCGACCGCAGCGGCCTAGTCAGCGCCGCGGGCCATTTCGCCAATGCCTGCGCGGTCTGCCACGGTGCGCCCGGCCAGAAGCCCGCGCCGGTGATGCAGGCCGCGACCCCGCCCGCGCCCGATCTGGCGATCAATGCGCGCCAATGGACCGACAAGCAGCTGTTCTGGATCATCCAGCACGGCGTCAAATATACCGGCATGCCCGCCTGGGCCGTGCAGGACCGCCCCGACGAGGTACGCCGCATGGTCGCGTTCGTCCGTCGCCTGCCCGGCATGACCCCGGCTCAGTACCGGGCGCTGGTCGCCGAAGCCTCGCCCGCGGTCGATCCGGACAATTGCACCGGATGCCATGGCACCGACGGACGCGGCCGCGGCGCGCCCGACATTCCGATCCTGGGCGGACAGAGCCCCGAATATCTGCTGGCGGCGCTGCGTGGCTATGCCGATGGGCGCCGGTCGAGCGCGGTGATGCAGCAGGTGGCCATGCGGATGGAGGCGGCACGGATGGAGGCCGCCGCACGCCGCTTCGCCGCGATGCCGGGCCTGGGAGGCGCCCCCTCGGGCGACCCGGCGGCGGCGCGGATCGTCGAGCGGGGGCTGCCGGACAAGCAACTGCCCGCCTGTGTCAGCTGTCACACGCCCGGCAAGCCCTATCCCGTCCTGGCCGGTCAGCGCGCGGACTATATCGCCGCGCGGCTGCGCCACTGGCAGGGCGACAAGAATGTGGTGGACGCGCGCAAGAGCCACGCGACCATGCCCGTCATCGCCCGCCGCATACCGAAGGACATGATCGACCCGATCGCACGCTCTCTGGCTGGGGATACCGACGCCAGGATGTAA
- a CDS encoding cytochrome c oxidase assembly protein produces MKRAYLLAGLTLLAFGWALSGQGMTGHMVAHMIAVAVAAPLLALAIQDSRLDPARRWPRLATPMAAALVEAVIVWGWHVPALRRLADHAPLWLVVEQASFLVAGLLLWSAVLAPRHRAAGVAALLVTSMHMTLLGALIGLAPRPLYSHHGAGALQDQQIAGVVMLLVGGIAYLCGGLAMLGRLLQTRPEARA; encoded by the coding sequence GTGAAGCGGGCTTATCTCCTCGCGGGCCTGACCCTGCTCGCCTTTGGCTGGGCACTGAGCGGCCAAGGCATGACCGGCCATATGGTCGCGCACATGATCGCGGTGGCGGTGGCCGCGCCGCTGCTCGCGCTGGCGATCCAGGACAGCCGCCTCGACCCCGCCCGTCGCTGGCCACGCCTCGCCACGCCGATGGCTGCCGCTTTGGTGGAGGCGGTGATCGTCTGGGGCTGGCACGTCCCCGCGCTGCGGCGGCTGGCCGATCATGCGCCGCTGTGGCTGGTGGTCGAGCAGGCCAGTTTCCTTGTCGCCGGGCTGCTGCTCTGGTCGGCGGTGCTCGCGCCCCGGCACCGGGCGGCGGGGGTGGCGGCACTGCTGGTCACATCGATGCATATGACCCTGCTCGGCGCGCTGATCGGCCTCGCCCCGCGTCCGCTCTACAGCCATCACGGCGCGGGCGCGTTGCAGGACCAGCAGATTGCGGGCGTGGTCATGCTGCTGGTCGGCGGCATCGCCTATCTGTGCGGCGGGCTGGCGATGCTCGGCCGCCTGCTCCAAACCCGACCGGAGGCGCGCGCATGA
- the ctaD gene encoding cytochrome c oxidase subunit I, which translates to MSLHAQDDPALRAAQEERLRAVWKPPSGLFLRWTDVNNNRVGVWYTLTAFGFMLFAGALALIMRTQLAVPDNDLVSANTFNQLFTLHGSMMMFLFAVPMFEAVSIILLPQLLGARDLPFPRLSAFGYWSFLIGGVFVGGSIFFNAAPDGGWFMYPPLTTRTDLSGLGADIWMLGLSFIEVSSVAAAVELIVGVLKCRPPGMRLNLMPLYAWYILVVAVMILFAFPPLIAGDLLFEMERLLDWPFFDAARGGDPLLWQHLFWIFGHPEVYIVFLPSIALFAMLIPTFAQRHLLGYPWIVLAAVGTAFLSFGLWVHHMFATGLPKISLAFFSAASEAVAIPTGVQIFAFIATLWAGKVKWSTPLLYASGSLAIFVIGGLTGVMVAVAPFDWQAHDTYFIVAHLHYVLIGGTLLPLFGGLYYYWPLITGKKLSDRMGRTAFWIMFVGVNLTFFPMHLSGLEGMPRRVFTYPADLNIGWLNLASTLGSYMFAAGVAVLVIDLALSPTRTKAPRNPWNAGTLEWLAKPDDEDWGIRSVPLVESRYPIWDQKDFVAKVDEGRFFLADAEEGRRETIITSVLDGKPVSVIRLGTPSVKPMLTAVALGSVFILTTYHLYLIAALGGVVTLACILWWLWDTAEIPEKPEKPIGHGMRLPLYISGPAAPGWWAMFITMMADATAFSGLVFGYYFYWTIHPDFGAGFDGPGSGGPLLALALSLASWAATLAAREVHRRGGMMAARALLLLGAGMAIASLFAGLACLEGLDPKANVYPAIVWVLVVWTVVHAAVAAIMQLYTLARSIAGRMTPSHDADIRNITVYLHFFALTAVVAYLTVGLFPETGL; encoded by the coding sequence ATGAGCCTCCACGCCCAGGACGACCCTGCCCTTCGCGCCGCCCAGGAAGAGCGGCTGCGCGCCGTCTGGAAGCCGCCCAGCGGGCTGTTCCTGCGCTGGACGGACGTCAACAACAACCGGGTCGGCGTCTGGTACACGCTGACCGCGTTCGGCTTCATGCTGTTCGCCGGCGCGCTGGCGCTGATCATGCGCACCCAATTGGCTGTGCCCGACAATGACCTGGTGTCGGCGAACACCTTCAACCAGCTGTTCACGCTGCACGGCTCGATGATGATGTTCCTGTTCGCCGTCCCGATGTTCGAGGCAGTGTCGATCATCCTGCTGCCGCAACTTCTCGGCGCACGCGACCTGCCCTTCCCGCGCCTGTCGGCCTTCGGATATTGGAGCTTCCTGATCGGCGGCGTGTTCGTCGGCGGCTCGATCTTCTTCAACGCCGCGCCCGATGGCGGCTGGTTCATGTATCCGCCGCTGACCACCCGCACCGATTTGTCGGGCCTGGGCGCCGATATCTGGATGCTGGGGCTTTCCTTCATCGAGGTGTCGTCGGTCGCCGCCGCCGTCGAGTTGATCGTCGGTGTGCTCAAATGCCGCCCGCCGGGGATGCGGCTGAACCTGATGCCGCTCTATGCCTGGTATATCCTGGTCGTGGCGGTGATGATCCTGTTCGCCTTTCCGCCTCTGATCGCGGGCGACCTGTTGTTCGAGATGGAGCGGCTGCTCGACTGGCCCTTCTTCGACGCCGCGCGCGGGGGCGATCCGCTGTTGTGGCAGCACCTGTTCTGGATCTTCGGCCATCCGGAGGTCTATATCGTCTTCCTGCCCTCGATCGCCCTGTTCGCGATGCTGATCCCGACCTTCGCGCAGCGGCACCTGCTGGGTTATCCATGGATCGTGCTCGCGGCCGTGGGCACCGCCTTCCTGTCGTTCGGGCTGTGGGTGCACCATATGTTCGCGACTGGCCTGCCGAAGATCAGCCTCGCCTTCTTCTCCGCCGCATCAGAGGCCGTCGCCATCCCGACCGGGGTCCAGATCTTCGCCTTCATCGCCACGCTGTGGGCTGGCAAGGTGAAATGGTCGACGCCCTTGCTCTATGCGAGCGGAAGCCTGGCCATCTTCGTCATCGGCGGGCTGACCGGCGTGATGGTCGCGGTGGCGCCCTTCGACTGGCAGGCACACGACACTTATTTCATCGTCGCGCACCTCCATTATGTGCTGATCGGCGGCACATTGCTGCCGCTGTTCGGCGGGCTTTATTATTACTGGCCGCTCATCACCGGCAAGAAGCTGTCTGATCGGATGGGGCGAACCGCCTTCTGGATCATGTTCGTCGGCGTCAACCTGACCTTCTTCCCGATGCATCTGTCGGGACTGGAGGGGATGCCGCGTCGCGTCTTCACCTATCCCGCCGATTTGAACATCGGCTGGCTCAACCTGGCCTCTACGCTGGGCTCCTACATGTTCGCGGCGGGCGTCGCCGTGCTGGTCATCGACCTCGCCCTGTCGCCGACCCGTACCAAGGCGCCGCGCAATCCGTGGAATGCGGGCACGCTCGAATGGCTGGCCAAGCCGGATGATGAGGATTGGGGCATCCGCTCGGTGCCTTTGGTCGAGAGCCGCTATCCGATCTGGGACCAGAAGGATTTCGTCGCCAAGGTCGATGAGGGCCGCTTCTTCCTCGCCGACGCCGAGGAAGGTCGCCGCGAGACGATCATCACCTCGGTCCTCGACGGCAAGCCCGTCTCGGTGATCCGGCTTGGCACGCCCAGCGTCAAGCCGATGCTGACCGCCGTCGCGCTGGGCAGCGTCTTCATCCTGACCACCTATCACCTCTATCTGATCGCGGCCCTGGGCGGCGTGGTGACCTTGGCCTGCATCCTCTGGTGGTTGTGGGACACCGCGGAAATCCCCGAGAAACCCGAAAAGCCGATCGGTCATGGCATGCGCCTGCCGCTCTATATCTCCGGGCCCGCCGCGCCGGGCTGGTGGGCGATGTTCATCACGATGATGGCCGACGCGACGGCCTTTTCCGGCCTCGTCTTCGGCTATTATTTCTACTGGACGATCCATCCCGATTTCGGCGCCGGGTTCGACGGACCGGGCAGCGGCGGCCCGCTCCTCGCCCTGGCCCTGTCGCTGGCGAGTTGGGCGGCGACGCTGGCGGCGCGCGAGGTCCATCGTCGCGGCGGGATGATGGCGGCCCGCGCGCTGCTGCTGCTCGGGGCGGGCATGGCGATCGCCAGCCTGTTCGCGGGGCTCGCCTGTCTGGAAGGGCTCGATCCGAAGGCCAATGTCTATCCGGCAATCGTCTGGGTGCTGGTCGTCTGGACCGTGGTCCATGCCGCCGTCGCCGCGATCATGCAGCTTTATACGCTGGCCCGAAGCATCGCGGGCAGGATGACGCCGAGCCATGACGCCGACATCCGCAACATCACCGTCTATCTGCACTTCTTCGCGCTGACCGCTGTCGTAGCCTATCTGACCGTCGGCCTGTTTCCGGAGACGGGGCTATGA
- the coxB gene encoding cytochrome c oxidase subunit II, whose protein sequence is MRGMSTAIVVGTAALLAGCNTHQSTLAPFGADAADIRHLFIIMLVGAVVIAGAVALLMRHAVRAPEGAIGHEKGMRLVLWLGGVIPTIVLLGLLAYSLPYMRPRPVAPADLKVAVDGEQFWWRVAYQAPGRAPVLGANEIRIPTGRTVAFRLGAGDVVHSFWIPGLAGKMDMIPGRINSLVVRADKPGRYRGQCAEFCGLSHALMAFDVIAMPPAAFDAWLAQQARPARAVDSAGTRLFAANGCSGCHAIAGVTPPTRIGPDLTHFGSRRTLAAGILPMTEANVANFIRHPEKTKPGVRMPSFPQLSDDEALALARYLQGLK, encoded by the coding sequence ATGCGGGGGATGAGCACAGCCATCGTCGTCGGGACGGCCGCCTTGTTGGCGGGATGCAACACGCATCAATCGACCCTGGCCCCGTTCGGGGCGGATGCGGCGGATATTCGCCACCTTTTCATCATCATGCTGGTCGGCGCGGTGGTGATCGCGGGGGCGGTCGCGTTGCTGATGCGCCATGCCGTCCGTGCGCCCGAAGGGGCGATCGGACATGAGAAGGGCATGCGCCTGGTCCTGTGGCTGGGCGGGGTCATACCGACGATCGTGCTGCTGGGACTGCTCGCCTATTCGCTACCCTATATGCGGCCCCGGCCGGTCGCGCCCGCCGACCTGAAGGTCGCGGTCGATGGCGAGCAATTCTGGTGGCGCGTCGCCTATCAGGCACCGGGTCGCGCTCCCGTCCTGGGTGCGAATGAGATTCGTATCCCGACCGGTCGTACGGTCGCCTTTCGCCTGGGCGCGGGCGATGTGGTGCACAGCTTCTGGATACCGGGGCTGGCGGGCAAGATGGACATGATCCCCGGCCGCATCAACAGCCTGGTCGTCCGCGCCGACAAGCCCGGTCGCTATCGCGGCCAATGCGCCGAGTTCTGCGGATTGTCCCACGCCCTGATGGCGTTCGACGTCATCGCCATGCCGCCCGCCGCCTTCGATGCATGGCTGGCCCAGCAGGCGCGTCCCGCCCGGGCCGTCGACAGTGCCGGAACCCGGCTCTTCGCGGCCAATGGCTGTTCCGGGTGCCATGCCATCGCCGGAGTGACGCCGCCCACCCGGATCGGCCCCGACCTCACCCATTTCGGATCGCGCCGGACGCTGGCGGCGGGCATCCTGCCGATGACGGAGGCCAACGTCGCGAACTTCATCCGTCATCCCGAAAAGACCAAGCCGGGCGTGCGCATGCCCTCTTTCCCCCAATTGTCGGATGACGAGGCGCTGGCCCTCGCCCGCTATCTTCAGGGTCTGAAATGA
- a CDS encoding TspO/MBR family protein: MNGKTKTGLSPWMAGGVAAAVLGLSALVGRRNVPDPSHPRIRHWYRRLDKPGFTPPDKVFGAVWPVLESLAAVGGYRLLRQPSSPRRDTAVALWLGNSAMIGGWTELFFRERRIGTSTAAAGTMAAGTAALAATAWKIDRPAALSVVPLAAWLGFATVLAGEVWRRNPQT; this comes from the coding sequence ATGAACGGCAAGACGAAGACGGGGTTGTCGCCATGGATGGCGGGCGGCGTGGCGGCGGCGGTGCTGGGGTTGAGTGCACTGGTCGGGCGGCGCAATGTGCCCGATCCGTCTCACCCACGCATCCGGCATTGGTACAGACGGCTCGACAAGCCTGGCTTCACCCCGCCAGACAAGGTATTCGGTGCGGTCTGGCCGGTGCTCGAAAGCCTGGCGGCGGTCGGCGGCTACCGACTGCTTCGCCAGCCCTCCTCGCCCCGGCGCGATACGGCGGTCGCGCTCTGGCTCGGCAACAGCGCGATGATCGGCGGATGGACCGAGTTGTTCTTCCGCGAACGACGGATCGGCACCAGCACCGCCGCCGCCGGGACGATGGCCGCCGGTACCGCCGCGCTGGCGGCCACCGCCTGGAAGATCGACCGTCCCGCCGCCCTCAGCGTCGTGCCTCTGGCCGCCTGGCTGGGCTTCGCCACGGTGCTCGCGGGTGAGGTCTGGCGGCGCAATCCGCAAACGTGA
- a CDS encoding PAS domain-containing protein has translation MVDEIIAFDWAATSLGAPGQWPVALRCQVATMLACPAPMYLVWGPDLISFYNDAYRPILGYRAATAMGTPFRILWGSIWDEIAPLVDQALSGGVARVTDMRLDLAREGKPEESYWTFSYSPVFDDRGDIAGMICVTGETTARVLAERRQQEADERLDLALSSGAHVGMWDWDVVNDSVRSDGRFAAMYGVDPVAAEAGMPIAEFFQGIHPEDRARVEAEIGAVLAGAGDASEGAGRFVSEYRLVQSDGSVHWVSARGRCIVDGTGRCVRFPGVSFDITDRVCVELQLRESEARARLNAERVQLALEAGAIIGTWLWDLPNDRFTVDEPFARNFGLDPALGHEGLSLAQVVETVHPDDQAGLAEAIAEAIARGGPYAHQYRTRRHDGRYHWLEANGRVDHAPDGTPLHFPGVLIDVGARRALEAERDHAIAELRALTDQLEQRVADRTAELMRAEEALRQSQKMEAVGQLTGGLAHDFNNLLAGISGSLELMALRLSQGRTGELDRYMDAAQGATRRAAALTHRLLAFSRRQTLAPRATDIGALVAGMTDLIRRTVGPGITLETKGGDDLWTVLVDAPQLENALLNLCINARDAMPDGGRITIEMVNRRLIGDNARFGDIPDGEYLALCVTDIGIGMTPDVIEKAFDPFFTTKPLGQGTGLGLSMIYGFAKQSGGQVRIHSTPGMGTTVFLYLPRHDGPAEQEDTGTTTALDGPAGSGETVLVVDDEATVRLMIVDVLRDMGYQVIEAADSAEGLAILRSSVRIDLLVTDVGLPGGMNGRQLAEAARELRHELNVMFITGYAEGAVLNSGHLSPGMQLLTKPFTVDALVTGIQAAIGAAARRYEPHAP, from the coding sequence GTGGTCGATGAGATCATCGCGTTCGACTGGGCGGCGACCTCGCTGGGCGCGCCGGGGCAGTGGCCGGTCGCGCTGCGGTGCCAGGTGGCGACGATGCTCGCCTGTCCCGCGCCCATGTATCTGGTCTGGGGCCCGGATCTGATCTCCTTCTACAACGATGCCTATCGGCCGATCCTGGGTTATCGCGCGGCGACCGCGATGGGCACGCCGTTCCGCATCCTGTGGGGCAGCATCTGGGACGAGATCGCGCCTTTGGTCGACCAGGCGCTATCGGGCGGCGTCGCGCGGGTCACGGACATGCGGCTGGACCTGGCGCGCGAGGGGAAGCCCGAGGAAAGCTACTGGACCTTTTCCTATTCGCCGGTCTTCGACGATCGCGGCGACATCGCGGGCATGATCTGCGTCACCGGCGAGACGACTGCGCGCGTGCTGGCCGAACGACGCCAGCAGGAGGCGGACGAACGGCTCGACCTGGCGCTCAGTTCGGGCGCGCATGTCGGCATGTGGGACTGGGACGTGGTCAACGACTCGGTGCGCTCCGATGGGCGCTTCGCGGCGATGTACGGCGTCGACCCGGTCGCCGCCGAGGCGGGCATGCCGATCGCCGAGTTCTTCCAGGGTATCCATCCCGAAGACCGCGCGCGGGTGGAGGCGGAGATCGGGGCCGTCCTCGCGGGGGCGGGCGATGCGAGCGAGGGGGCGGGGCGCTTCGTCTCCGAATATCGGCTGGTCCAGTCCGATGGCTCGGTCCACTGGGTATCCGCGCGGGGACGGTGCATCGTCGATGGGACCGGGCGCTGCGTGCGCTTCCCCGGCGTCAGCTTCGATATCACCGACCGGGTCTGTGTCGAGCTTCAGTTGCGCGAGAGCGAGGCTCGCGCGCGTCTGAATGCCGAGCGGGTGCAGCTCGCGCTGGAGGCGGGGGCGATCATCGGCACCTGGCTATGGGACCTGCCGAACGATCGCTTCACGGTGGACGAGCCGTTCGCCCGTAATTTCGGGCTCGACCCCGCTCTGGGGCATGAGGGGCTGAGCCTGGCGCAGGTGGTCGAGACGGTCCATCCCGACGATCAGGCCGGCCTTGCCGAGGCGATCGCCGAGGCGATCGCGCGCGGCGGTCCCTATGCCCATCAGTATCGCACGCGGCGTCATGACGGTCGCTATCACTGGCTGGAGGCGAATGGCCGGGTCGATCACGCGCCCGACGGCACGCCGCTGCACTTTCCCGGCGTGCTGATCGATGTCGGCGCCCGCCGCGCGCTGGAGGCCGAGCGCGACCATGCCATCGCCGAACTCCGCGCGCTGACCGACCAGTTGGAACAGCGCGTCGCCGACCGCACCGCCGAGTTGATGCGTGCAGAGGAAGCGTTGCGGCAAAGCCAGAAGATGGAGGCGGTGGGCCAGTTGACCGGTGGGTTGGCCCATGATTTCAACAATCTGCTGGCGGGTATTTCCGGCTCGCTGGAACTTATGGCGCTGCGCCTGTCGCAGGGGCGGACGGGGGAGCTCGACCGCTATATGGACGCGGCGCAGGGGGCGACGCGGCGGGCGGCGGCGCTGACCCACCGGCTGCTGGCCTTTTCGCGGCGGCAGACGCTGGCCCCGCGCGCGACCGATATCGGCGCGCTGGTCGCGGGCATGACCGACCTGATCCGCCGCACCGTGGGGCCGGGCATCACGCTGGAGACGAAGGGCGGGGACGATCTGTGGACCGTGCTGGTCGATGCGCCGCAGCTGGAGAATGCGCTCCTCAACCTGTGCATCAACGCGCGCGATGCGATGCCGGACGGCGGGCGCATCACGATCGAGATGGTGAACCGGCGGCTGATCGGCGACAATGCGCGGTTCGGCGATATACCGGACGGCGAGTATCTGGCGTTGTGCGTGACCGATATCGGCATCGGCATGACCCCCGACGTAATAGAAAAGGCGTTCGACCCCTTCTTCACCACCAAGCCGCTGGGGCAGGGGACCGGGCTGGGGTTGAGCATGATCTATGGCTTCGCCAAACAGTCGGGCGGGCAGGTCCGCATCCATTCGACGCCCGGCATGGGGACGACCGTGTTCCTCTATCTGCCCCGCCACGACGGACCGGCGGAGCAGGAGGACACCGGCACGACCACCGCGCTCGACGGTCCCGCCGGGTCGGGCGAGACAGTGCTGGTCGTCGATGACGAGGCGACCGTTCGCCTGATGATCGTCGATGTGCTGCGCGACATGGGCTATCAGGTGATCGAGGCGGCGGACAGCGCGGAAGGGCTGGCGATCCTGCGATCGTCGGTGCGGATCGATCTGCTCGTCACCGATGTCGGCCTGCCCGGCGGGATGAACGGACGCCAACTGGCCGAAGCGGCGCGGGAATTGCGACATGAATTGAATGTCATGTTCATCACGGGCTATGCGGAGGGCGCGGTGCTGAACAGCGGCCATTTGTCGCCGGGGATGCAGTTGCTGACCAAGCCGTTCACCGTGGACGCGCTGGTCACGGGGATACAGGCCGCGATAGGCGCGGCCGCGCGGCGGTACGAACCCCACGCCCCCTGA